The following proteins are encoded in a genomic region of Arcobacter suis CECT 7833:
- the ilvA gene encoding threonine ammonia-lyase, with amino-acid sequence MITLNNIKEARKNLENIAVNTPLAKAPILSKELNAEIFLKKENLQLTGSFKLRGAFNKVATLSKKQKDNGVVAASAGNHAQGLAFAAQYFNCEATIFMPEATPLTKVSGVRSYGAEVVLIGENFDEAYEAATKFALENNKEFIHPFADDEVIAGQGTITLEILEEIKDLDRIIVPIGGGGLISGIAIAAKAINPNIKITGVVASGAKGMKDSFESRMPIDSVTVRTIADGIAVRDVTPKLLDIILEYVDEIVEVTDNETANAILFLLEKHKLMVEGAGAVATAALMHGKVDIENSKVCAIVSGGNIDVTMLSLIIEKGLVKSNRKMNLIVTLMDKPGALMLLTEVFTKSSANIVQIDYDRKSVKLEFGEAHVTIALETKGEEHQKLIRENLKQSGFRFKQI; translated from the coding sequence ATGATAACACTTAACAATATTAAAGAAGCAAGAAAAAATCTTGAAAATATAGCGGTAAATACTCCACTAGCAAAAGCACCAATTTTAAGCAAAGAGTTAAACGCTGAAATTTTCTTAAAAAAAGAGAATTTACAATTAACAGGAAGTTTTAAATTAAGAGGCGCTTTTAATAAAGTTGCAACATTATCAAAAAAACAAAAAGATAATGGTGTAGTAGCAGCAAGTGCAGGAAACCATGCTCAAGGTTTAGCCTTTGCAGCGCAATATTTTAATTGTGAAGCAACAATTTTTATGCCAGAAGCAACTCCTCTTACAAAAGTATCAGGTGTTAGATCTTATGGAGCAGAAGTTGTTTTAATTGGTGAAAATTTTGATGAAGCTTATGAGGCTGCTACAAAATTTGCGTTAGAAAACAATAAAGAGTTTATTCACCCTTTTGCTGATGATGAAGTAATTGCAGGGCAAGGAACTATTACTTTAGAAATTTTAGAAGAGATAAAAGATTTAGACAGAATCATTGTTCCAATTGGTGGAGGTGGATTAATCTCTGGAATTGCAATTGCTGCAAAAGCTATAAATCCTAATATTAAAATCACTGGTGTAGTTGCAAGTGGAGCAAAAGGAATGAAAGATTCTTTTGAATCAAGAATGCCAATTGATTCTGTAACAGTTAGAACAATAGCAGATGGAATTGCCGTTCGTGATGTAACTCCAAAACTTCTTGATATTATTTTAGAATATGTGGATGAAATAGTTGAAGTAACAGATAATGAAACTGCAAATGCAATTTTATTTTTATTAGAAAAACATAAACTTATGGTTGAGGGAGCTGGAGCTGTTGCAACTGCTGCACTTATGCATGGAAAAGTTGATATAGAAAATTCTAAAGTTTGTGCAATTGTAAGTGGTGGAAATATTGATGTTACTATGTTATCTTTGATTATAGAAAAAGGTTTAGTAAAATCAAATAGAAAAATGAATCTAATCGTAACACTTATGGATAAACCAGGAGCATTAATGCTTTTAACAGAGGTTTTCACAAAAAGCAGCGCAAATATTGTTCAAATAGATTATGATAGAAAGTCTGTAAAACTGGAGTTTGGTGAAGCTCATGTTACAATAGCCCTTGAAACAAAAGGTGAAGAACACCAAAAATTAATAAGGGAAAATTTGAAACAAAGTGGATTTAGATTTAAGCAAATTTAA
- the metE gene encoding 5-methyltetrahydropteroyltriglutamate--homocysteine S-methyltransferase, with amino-acid sequence MQKNYVIGFPRIGEKRELKKVLEKYWAKQSDFGDVEYVASQLKKRHWNYQKEAKIEFISSNDFSYYDNMLDTSILLGAIPKRFENLKDEELYFAMARGNENSVAMEMTKWFNTNYHYIVPEISKETTFKLNSKKVIEEYKEALELGIKTKINLIGAITYLGLSKSVDNNDVFLHINKVVEVYKELLLEISKLDEEVVVQFDEPLFVKDLDSKVLSLIKPVYDALASVSTNIKVVVTTYFEHSNDATKILVNTPIWALGLDFIHGVKNFEALELIKNSNKILIAGVIDGRNIWKSNFQDKIQLLNKISKVVDKENVIVGTSCSLLHVPFTLSYEEKLDKEIKSWLAFANEKLKELSLVSKQFFDFKLNLDEVSSIRKNAEENSQRKISSKIHNIKIQEEIKSLKLFERVDKFQDRIKVQREFFKYDFLTTTTIGSFPQTPQIRENRKNFKANLISEEVYESEIKKYIDDCVAFQEEIGLDVLVHGEPERNDMVEYFGEMLDGFAFTQNAWVQSYGSRCVKPPLIYGDVNRANPMTVEWIKYAQSKTSKVMKGMLTGPVTILNWSFVRDDLPRSAVTRQIAYAICKEVDDLQNAGIKMIQVDEAAFKEGYPLRVENIKEYENWAVDNFKLSVSSAKVDTQIHTHMCYSEFNDIIKTIEAMDADVISIETARSGNRLLRIFKEVAYKQEIGPGIYDIHSPRVPSVEEMVEQIKSLLEVLPKEQLWINPDCGLKTRKWPEVKQSLENMVKAVNIIKKGEIK; translated from the coding sequence ATGCAAAAAAATTACGTAATAGGATTTCCCCGAATTGGAGAAAAAAGAGAACTTAAAAAAGTTTTAGAAAAATACTGGGCAAAACAGAGTGATTTTGGTGATGTTGAATATGTGGCAAGTCAGCTAAAAAAAAGACATTGGAACTATCAAAAAGAAGCAAAGATAGAATTTATCTCTTCTAATGATTTTTCATATTATGACAATATGTTAGATACTTCTATTTTATTAGGTGCAATTCCAAAAAGATTTGAAAATCTAAAAGATGAAGAGTTATATTTTGCAATGGCTAGAGGAAATGAAAATAGTGTTGCTATGGAGATGACAAAATGGTTTAATACGAACTACCATTATATTGTTCCTGAAATTTCAAAAGAGACTACTTTTAAACTAAATAGTAAAAAAGTAATTGAAGAATATAAAGAAGCTTTAGAATTAGGAATCAAAACAAAAATCAATCTAATTGGAGCAATTACATATTTAGGTTTATCAAAAAGTGTTGATAACAATGATGTTTTTTTACATATAAACAAAGTAGTTGAAGTTTATAAAGAGTTATTATTGGAAATTTCAAAATTAGACGAGGAAGTTGTAGTTCAATTTGATGAACCATTATTTGTAAAAGATTTAGATTCAAAAGTTTTATCTTTAATCAAACCTGTTTATGATGCACTTGCAAGTGTTTCAACAAATATAAAAGTAGTTGTAACAACATATTTTGAACACTCAAATGATGCTACAAAAATATTGGTTAATACTCCTATTTGGGCTTTAGGATTAGATTTTATACATGGAGTTAAAAACTTTGAAGCTTTAGAGCTTATCAAAAACTCAAATAAAATTTTAATTGCTGGAGTTATTGATGGAAGAAATATTTGGAAAAGTAATTTTCAAGATAAAATTCAACTTTTAAATAAAATATCAAAAGTTGTAGATAAAGAAAATGTTATTGTTGGTACTTCTTGCTCACTTTTACATGTTCCTTTTACTTTAAGTTATGAAGAGAAGTTAGACAAAGAGATAAAATCATGGTTAGCATTTGCAAATGAAAAATTAAAAGAGTTATCACTTGTATCTAAACAATTTTTTGATTTTAAACTAAATTTAGATGAAGTTTCAAGCATTAGAAAAAATGCTGAAGAAAATAGCCAAAGAAAAATATCTTCTAAAATCCACAATATTAAAATTCAAGAAGAGATAAAAAGTTTAAAACTATTTGAAAGAGTTGATAAATTTCAAGATAGAATCAAAGTTCAAAGGGAATTTTTTAAATATGATTTTTTGACAACTACAACTATTGGTTCATTTCCTCAAACACCCCAAATTAGAGAAAATAGAAAAAACTTTAAAGCAAATCTTATTTCAGAAGAAGTTTATGAAAGTGAAATCAAAAAATATATTGATGATTGTGTAGCTTTTCAAGAAGAGATTGGACTTGATGTTTTAGTGCATGGAGAACCTGAAAGAAATGATATGGTTGAATATTTTGGTGAAATGTTAGATGGATTTGCCTTTACACAAAATGCTTGGGTTCAATCGTATGGAAGCAGATGCGTAAAACCACCATTGATTTATGGAGATGTAAACAGAGCTAATCCAATGACTGTCGAGTGGATAAAATATGCTCAAAGTAAAACTTCAAAAGTTATGAAAGGAATGTTAACTGGACCTGTAACTATTCTTAATTGGTCATTTGTAAGAGATGATTTACCAAGAAGTGCAGTGACACGTCAAATTGCTTATGCTATTTGTAAAGAAGTAGATGATTTACAGAATGCTGGAATTAAAATGATTCAAGTGGATGAAGCAGCCTTTAAAGAAGGTTATCCTTTAAGAGTTGAAAATATAAAAGAGTATGAAAATTGGGCTGTTGACAATTTCAAATTAAGTGTTAGCAGTGCAAAAGTTGATACACAAATTCATACTCACATGTGTTATAGTGAGTTTAATGACATTATAAAAACAATTGAAGCAATGGATGCAGATGTTATTTCAATAGAAACAGCACGAAGTGGAAATAGACTTCTTAGAATTTTTAAAGAAGTAGCTTATAAACAAGAAATTGGTCCTGGAATTTATGATATTCACAGTCCAAGAGTTCCAAGTGTTGAAGAAATGGTTGAACAAATAAAATCACTACTTGAAGTTTTACCAAAAGAGCAATTATGGATAAATCCAGATTGTGGATTAAAAACAAGAAAATGGCCAGAAGTAAAACAAAGTTTAGAAAATATGGTAAAAGCTGTAAATATCATAAAAAAAGGAGAAATTAAATAG
- a CDS encoding thiamine phosphate synthase gives MIKYLITDPKYYTNDEKKFEEILINILDKRQIDIACFRDKESGNFEEIAKIFIKICKEKNIKKILLNGDYIKAKKLNASGVHLTSTQFDEINKAKELGLYVIISCHTFEDIQKAINNQADAITYSPIFETPNKGTLKGIEALEEVINKYPNINIIALGGIINEIQIEQISKTKAYGIASIRYFV, from the coding sequence ATGATTAAATATTTAATAACTGATCCAAAATATTATACAAATGATGAAAAAAAATTTGAAGAAATTTTAATAAATATTTTAGATAAACGACAAATTGATATTGCTTGTTTTAGAGATAAAGAATCAGGAAATTTTGAAGAAATAGCCAAAATATTTATTAAGATTTGCAAAGAAAAGAATATAAAAAAGATTTTATTAAATGGTGATTATATAAAAGCAAAAAAATTAAATGCAAGTGGTGTTCATCTAACCTCAACTCAATTTGATGAAATCAACAAAGCAAAAGAGTTAGGTTTATATGTAATTATCTCTTGTCATACTTTTGAAGATATACAAAAAGCAATAAATAATCAAGCCGATGCAATTACATATTCTCCTATTTTTGAAACACCAAATAAAGGTACTCTAAAGGGAATAGAAGCTTTAGAAGAAGTTATAAATAAATATCCTAACATAAACATTATTGCTCTTGGTGGAATTATAAATGAAATACAAATAGAACAAATATCTAAAACAAAAGCTTATGGAATTGCTTCTATTAGATATTTTGTTTAA
- a CDS encoding F0F1 ATP synthase subunit A has protein sequence MEGRLFTFLGAIGGHGQEWIILSHYILVLGIIFLIARAATKKLQLVPTGAQNVMETFVGGIIKMGTDTMGEQNARTYMPLIASLAIVIFVSNMMGVIPGFEAPTSNINFTLSLALIVFVYYNYVGIKKNGFITYFKHFMGPMPILAPLMFPIEIISHISRIISLSFRLFGSIRGDDMFLMVLLMLVPWLLPLPGFFLLTAFGFLQAFIFSILTYVYIAGSVMMEHDEH, from the coding sequence ATGGAAGGAAGACTGTTTACATTCTTGGGTGCTATTGGTGGGCACGGGCAAGAGTGGATAATCTTATCGCACTATATTTTAGTGCTTGGTATTATTTTTTTAATTGCAAGAGCTGCAACTAAAAAATTACAATTAGTTCCAACTGGTGCTCAAAACGTTATGGAAACATTCGTTGGTGGTATCATCAAAATGGGAACAGATACAATGGGTGAGCAAAATGCAAGAACTTATATGCCATTAATTGCATCTTTAGCTATTGTTATTTTTGTTAGTAATATGATGGGAGTAATTCCTGGATTTGAAGCTCCAACAAGTAACATCAACTTTACTTTATCTTTAGCTTTAATAGTTTTTGTTTATTATAACTATGTAGGTATTAAGAAAAATGGTTTTATAACTTATTTTAAACACTTTATGGGACCAATGCCTATATTAGCTCCATTAATGTTCCCTATTGAAATTATTTCTCATATTTCAAGAATTATTTCATTATCATTCAGACTTTTTGGATCTATCAGAGGGGATGATATGTTCCTAATGGTACTTTTAATGTTAGTACCTTGGTTATTACCATTACCAGGATTTTTCCTATTAACTGCGTTTGGTTTCTTACAAGCGTTTATTTTCAGTATATTAACTTATGTTTATATTGCTGGTTCTGTTATGATGGAACATGACGAACACTAA
- the trmD gene encoding tRNA (guanosine(37)-N1)-methyltransferase TrmD, giving the protein MKFTFVTLFPNLIEPYFHDSILKRAIESNFISYEFYNPRDFTTNKHKKVDDQMVGGGAGMLLTCQPLFDCLNEIKSKNEEAYIIFPLASAKPFRQNDAKRLAKKKNIVFVSGRYEGIDERVIEKYANEVFSIGEFVLTGGELPSLVMADAISRNVENVLGNADSLDVESYENNLLEAPSFTKPEIFQNLSVVKEFLKGNHSKISDLKIQMSKCKTKYYRPNKEKR; this is encoded by the coding sequence TTGAAATTTACATTTGTAACACTTTTCCCGAATTTAATTGAACCATATTTTCATGATTCTATTTTAAAAAGAGCAATTGAGTCGAACTTTATATCTTATGAGTTTTATAATCCAAGAGATTTTACAACTAATAAACATAAAAAGGTTGATGACCAAATGGTTGGTGGTGGAGCAGGAATGCTTTTAACTTGTCAGCCATTATTTGATTGCTTAAATGAAATAAAAAGTAAAAATGAAGAAGCCTATATTATTTTTCCATTAGCTTCTGCAAAACCATTTAGACAAAATGATGCAAAGCGACTAGCAAAGAAAAAAAATATAGTATTTGTAAGTGGTAGATATGAGGGAATTGATGAAAGAGTTATAGAAAAATATGCAAATGAAGTATTTTCTATAGGAGAATTTGTATTAACAGGTGGAGAATTACCATCTCTTGTAATGGCTGATGCAATTTCAAGAAATGTTGAAAATGTACTTGGAAATGCTGATTCTTTGGATGTTGAGAGTTATGAAAACAACCTTTTAGAAGCACCATCTTTCACAAAACCTGAAATTTTCCAAAATTTAAGTGTTGTTAAAGAATTCTTAAAGGGAAACCATAGTAAAATTTCCGACTTAAAAATCCAGATGTCCAAATGTAAGACAAAATATTATAGACCTAATAAGGAAAAACGATGA